In Prionailurus viverrinus isolate Anna chromosome C2, UM_Priviv_1.0, whole genome shotgun sequence, one DNA window encodes the following:
- the P2RY14 gene encoding P2Y purinoceptor 14 isoform X1, giving the protein MELMAESGGSRGLPCRSYRMINSTTTQPPNEACSRNTLITQSIIPVLYLAVFVAGILLNGVSAWIFFYVSSSKSFIVYLKNIVVADFLMSLTFPFKILGDSGLGPWQINVFVCRVSAVLFYVNMYVSIVFFGLISFDRYYKIVKPLLTSFIHSVNYSKLLSVTVWVLMLLLAVPNIILTNQKARYGKATRIKCVELKNELGLKWHKASNYIFVGIFWIVFLLLVIFYTAITRKIFKSHLKSRRNSISVKKKSSRNIFSIMFVFFVCFVPYHIARIPYTQSQTEAHYSCRSKEILLYVKEFTLVLSAANVCLDPIIYFFLCQPFREILCKKLHIPLKAQSDSETSKTKRGNTMHESTDTL; this is encoded by the exons ATGGAACTCATGGCTGAGAGTGGAGGAAGCCGAG GCCTCCCCTGCAGAAGTTACAGAATGATAAATTCCACCACCACACAACCTCCGAACGAGGCCTGCTCCCGGAACACCCTCATAACTCAGAGTATCATTCCCGTGCTATACTTGGCGGTCTTTGTCGCGGGGATCCTGCTCAATGGTGTCTCTGCATGGATATTCTTTTACGTGTCCAGCTCCAAGAGTTTCATCGTCTATCTCAAGAACATTGTTGTGGCTGACTTTCTGATGAGCCTGACTTTTCCCTTCAAGATTCTTGGGGATTCGGGCCTGGGACCCTGGCAGATAAACGTGTTCGTGTGCAGGGTCTCAGCTGTGCTGTTCTACGTCAACATGTATGTCAGCATCGTGTTCTTTGGGCTCATCAGCTTTGACAGGTATTATAAAATTGTAAAGCCTCTTTTGACTTCTTTCATCCATTCAGTAAATTACAGCAAACTTCTGTCAGTCACGGTGTGGGTGCTCATGCTCCTTCTGGCTGTCCCCAACATTATCCTGACCAACCAGAAAGCGAGGTACGGGAAGGCTACGCGTATAAAATGTGTAGAGCTTAAAAACGAATTGGGACTTAAGTGGCACAAGGCATCAAACTACATCTTTGTGGGCATCTTCTGGATTGTGTTTCTTTTGTTGGTCATTTTCTACACTGCTATCACGAGGAAAATCTTTAAGTCCCACCTGAAATCCAGAAGGAATTCCATTTCGGTCAAGAAGAAATCTAGCCGCAATATATTCAGCATCATGTTcgtattttttgtctgttttgtgccTTACCACATTGCCAGAATCCCCTACACGCAGAGCCAGACAGAAGCTCATTACAGCTGCCGGTCAAAAGAAATTTTGCTCTACGTAAAAGAATTCACTCTAGTACTGTCAGCTGCAAATGTATGCCTAGaccctattatttatttctttctatgcCAGCCGTTTAGAGAAATCTTATGTAAGAAACTGCACATCCCATTAAAAGCTCAGTCTGACTCAGAAACTTCTAAAACCAAAAGAGGAAATACAATGCATGAAAGCACAGACACTCTGTGA
- the P2RY14 gene encoding P2Y purinoceptor 14 isoform X2 yields MINSTTTQPPNEACSRNTLITQSIIPVLYLAVFVAGILLNGVSAWIFFYVSSSKSFIVYLKNIVVADFLMSLTFPFKILGDSGLGPWQINVFVCRVSAVLFYVNMYVSIVFFGLISFDRYYKIVKPLLTSFIHSVNYSKLLSVTVWVLMLLLAVPNIILTNQKARYGKATRIKCVELKNELGLKWHKASNYIFVGIFWIVFLLLVIFYTAITRKIFKSHLKSRRNSISVKKKSSRNIFSIMFVFFVCFVPYHIARIPYTQSQTEAHYSCRSKEILLYVKEFTLVLSAANVCLDPIIYFFLCQPFREILCKKLHIPLKAQSDSETSKTKRGNTMHESTDTL; encoded by the coding sequence ATGATAAATTCCACCACCACACAACCTCCGAACGAGGCCTGCTCCCGGAACACCCTCATAACTCAGAGTATCATTCCCGTGCTATACTTGGCGGTCTTTGTCGCGGGGATCCTGCTCAATGGTGTCTCTGCATGGATATTCTTTTACGTGTCCAGCTCCAAGAGTTTCATCGTCTATCTCAAGAACATTGTTGTGGCTGACTTTCTGATGAGCCTGACTTTTCCCTTCAAGATTCTTGGGGATTCGGGCCTGGGACCCTGGCAGATAAACGTGTTCGTGTGCAGGGTCTCAGCTGTGCTGTTCTACGTCAACATGTATGTCAGCATCGTGTTCTTTGGGCTCATCAGCTTTGACAGGTATTATAAAATTGTAAAGCCTCTTTTGACTTCTTTCATCCATTCAGTAAATTACAGCAAACTTCTGTCAGTCACGGTGTGGGTGCTCATGCTCCTTCTGGCTGTCCCCAACATTATCCTGACCAACCAGAAAGCGAGGTACGGGAAGGCTACGCGTATAAAATGTGTAGAGCTTAAAAACGAATTGGGACTTAAGTGGCACAAGGCATCAAACTACATCTTTGTGGGCATCTTCTGGATTGTGTTTCTTTTGTTGGTCATTTTCTACACTGCTATCACGAGGAAAATCTTTAAGTCCCACCTGAAATCCAGAAGGAATTCCATTTCGGTCAAGAAGAAATCTAGCCGCAATATATTCAGCATCATGTTcgtattttttgtctgttttgtgccTTACCACATTGCCAGAATCCCCTACACGCAGAGCCAGACAGAAGCTCATTACAGCTGCCGGTCAAAAGAAATTTTGCTCTACGTAAAAGAATTCACTCTAGTACTGTCAGCTGCAAATGTATGCCTAGaccctattatttatttctttctatgcCAGCCGTTTAGAGAAATCTTATGTAAGAAACTGCACATCCCATTAAAAGCTCAGTCTGACTCAGAAACTTCTAAAACCAAAAGAGGAAATACAATGCATGAAAGCACAGACACTCTGTGA